From the Paramormyrops kingsleyae isolate MSU_618 chromosome 7, PKINGS_0.4, whole genome shotgun sequence genome, one window contains:
- the LOC140592131 gene encoding anti-apoptotic protein NR13-like, producing the protein MGMLKFACAAGVMAAAAGTAYLYRRFRKTPEQEEVNMATSLRDETLMVANDYMDFCIGIKRTPPSESAKAMRYMAKEVEKEYEFRLRRLVRFFFITSGFNTWTELKNVMLEMVGHESMSWSQIVTLFAFTGILAVQLSNVDEDVACSRRLAEMITDVLLGEKEEWIIQNGGWRGFVDYVHTAKPGYPDSPVKRALLAAANVTIAFLLISYLLKRTLPGLVPSSLVIFKKLPGTSVS; encoded by the exons ATGGGAATGTTGAAATTTGCGTGTGCAGCTGGAGTGATGGCTGCGGCCGCCGGCACAGCGTACCTCTACCGGCGGTTCAGGAAAACGCCAGAGCAGGAGGAAG TGAATATGGCCACCTCATTGAGGGACGAAACCCTTATGGTGGCAAACGACTACATGGACTTCTGCATTGGGATCAAGAGGACACCTCCCAGCGAGTCAGCTAAAGCCATGCGATACATGGCAAAGGAGGTGGAGAAGGAGTATGAGTTCAGACTGCGCCGTCTTGTGCGGTTTTTCTTCATCACCAGTGGCTTTAACACCTGGACTGAACTCAAGAATGTGATGCTGGAAATGGTTGGTCATGAAAGTATGAGCTGGAGCCAGATTGTTACTCTATTCGCCTTCACGGGAATACTGGCAGTTCAACTTTCTAACGTAGATGAAGACGTTGCCTGCAGCAGACGGCTAGCAGAAATGATTACTGATGTTCTTCTTGGAGAAAAAGAAGAATGGATTATCCAGAATGGAGGCTGG AGGGGGTTCGTGGACTATGTCCACACAGCAAAACCAGGGTATCCAGATTCTCCTGTGAAGAGAGCTCTCCTTGCAGCTGCAAATGTGACAATTGCCTTTCTTCTT ATCAGTTATCTGCTAAAAAGAACCCTACCAGGCTTGGTCCCGTCATCATTAGTAATCTTCAAGAAACTGCCAGGAACATCAGTTAGCTAG
- the fech gene encoding ferrochelatase, mitochondrial isoform X1, which produces MALTAGVTRSLREVLKNRSAAGLCFSASYRRLSTAEAAPKPAAKHVPQSQENRKPKTGILMLNMGGPEKLDDVHEFLFRLFMDRDLMTLPVQNKLGPFIAKRRTPKIQEQYSKIGGGSPIKKWTTLQGEGMVRLLDDMCPETAPHKFYIGFRYVHPLTESAIEQMERDGIERAVAFTQYPQYSCSTTGSSLNAIYRYYSSRGESPKMQWSVIDRWPTHPLLIECFTQHILSELEKFPPEKRDDVVILFSAHSLPMSVVNRGDPYPQEVGATVQRVMERLQHCNPYRLVWQSKVGPMPWLGPRTDEVIKGLCQRGKKNILLVPIAFTSDHIETLHELDIEYSQVLGEECGVENIRRAESLNGNPLFFKALADLVRSHLQSNEPCSRQLTLSCPMCVNPTCGQTKEFFTSQKL; this is translated from the exons ATGGCACTGACGGCTGGCGTGACTCGGTCACTCCGGG AAGTTCTGAAGAATCGCAGCGCCGCCGGATTGTGTTTCAGTGCCTCTTACAGGCGGCTGTCAACGGCGGAAGCTGCACCCAAACCAGCCGCAAAACACGTGCCACAGTCCCAGGAAAATAG AAAACCAAAAACTGGTATTCTTATGCTTAACATGGGTGGACCCGAGAAACTTGATGACGTCCATGAATTTCTCTTCCGGCTTTTTATGGACAGGGATTTGATGACGCTTCCAGTGCAAAA CAAACTAGGGCCTTTTATTGCTAAGCGGCGAACTCCTAAGATTCAGGAGCAATACAGCAAAATTGGGGGTGGTTCCCCTATTAAAAAATGGACTACGCTGCAGGGTGAGGGGATGGTGAGACTCCTGGATGACATGTGCCCTGAAACAG CTCCACACAAGTTCTACATTGGGTTCCGGTATGTTCATCCACTGACGGAAAGCGCCATTGAGCAGATGGAGAGGGATGGCATAGAGAGGGCAGTGGCCTTTACTCAGTACCCACAGTACAGCTGCTCCACCACAG GCAGCAGCCTGAATGCTATCTATCGCTACTACAGTAGCCGGGGAGAAAGTCCCAAAATGCAGTGGAGTGTGATTGACAGATGGCCCACCCACCCACTGCTCATTGAG TGCTTTACCCAACATATTCTCAGTGAACTGGAGAAGTTCCCACCAGAGAAGAGGGACGACGTTGTTATTCTCTTCTCTGCTCATTCTTTACCCATGTCC GTAGTCAACCGTGGAGATCCCTATCCTCAGGAAGTGGGAGCGACAGTTCAGAGGGTGATGGAGAGACTGCAGCACTGCAATCCCTATCGCCTGGTGTGGCAGTCCAAG GTAGGCCCTATGCCGTGGCTTGGTCCACGGACGGATGAGGTCATCAAGGGCCTGtgtcagcggggaaagaagaacATCCTACTGGTGCCAATTGCTTTCACTAGTGACCACATTGAGACGCTCCATGAATTGGACATTGAGTACTCCCAGGTTTTGGGGGAGGAG TGTGGTGTAGAAAATATCAGAAGGGCTGAGTCTCTAAATGGAAACCCACTATTCTTTAAG GCCCTGGCCGACCTGGTGCGCTCTCACCTGCAGTCCAACGAACCCTGTTCCCGGCAGCTGACCCTTTCCTGCCCGATGTGCGTCAACCCCACGTGTGGACAGACGAAAGAATTTTTTACCAGCCAGAAGCTCTGA
- the fech gene encoding ferrochelatase, mitochondrial isoform X2 has translation MALTAGVTRSLRVLKNRSAAGLCFSASYRRLSTAEAAPKPAAKHVPQSQENRKPKTGILMLNMGGPEKLDDVHEFLFRLFMDRDLMTLPVQNKLGPFIAKRRTPKIQEQYSKIGGGSPIKKWTTLQGEGMVRLLDDMCPETAPHKFYIGFRYVHPLTESAIEQMERDGIERAVAFTQYPQYSCSTTGSSLNAIYRYYSSRGESPKMQWSVIDRWPTHPLLIECFTQHILSELEKFPPEKRDDVVILFSAHSLPMSVVNRGDPYPQEVGATVQRVMERLQHCNPYRLVWQSKVGPMPWLGPRTDEVIKGLCQRGKKNILLVPIAFTSDHIETLHELDIEYSQVLGEECGVENIRRAESLNGNPLFFKALADLVRSHLQSNEPCSRQLTLSCPMCVNPTCGQTKEFFTSQKL, from the exons ATGGCACTGACGGCTGGCGTGACTCGGTCACTCCGGG TTCTGAAGAATCGCAGCGCCGCCGGATTGTGTTTCAGTGCCTCTTACAGGCGGCTGTCAACGGCGGAAGCTGCACCCAAACCAGCCGCAAAACACGTGCCACAGTCCCAGGAAAATAG AAAACCAAAAACTGGTATTCTTATGCTTAACATGGGTGGACCCGAGAAACTTGATGACGTCCATGAATTTCTCTTCCGGCTTTTTATGGACAGGGATTTGATGACGCTTCCAGTGCAAAA CAAACTAGGGCCTTTTATTGCTAAGCGGCGAACTCCTAAGATTCAGGAGCAATACAGCAAAATTGGGGGTGGTTCCCCTATTAAAAAATGGACTACGCTGCAGGGTGAGGGGATGGTGAGACTCCTGGATGACATGTGCCCTGAAACAG CTCCACACAAGTTCTACATTGGGTTCCGGTATGTTCATCCACTGACGGAAAGCGCCATTGAGCAGATGGAGAGGGATGGCATAGAGAGGGCAGTGGCCTTTACTCAGTACCCACAGTACAGCTGCTCCACCACAG GCAGCAGCCTGAATGCTATCTATCGCTACTACAGTAGCCGGGGAGAAAGTCCCAAAATGCAGTGGAGTGTGATTGACAGATGGCCCACCCACCCACTGCTCATTGAG TGCTTTACCCAACATATTCTCAGTGAACTGGAGAAGTTCCCACCAGAGAAGAGGGACGACGTTGTTATTCTCTTCTCTGCTCATTCTTTACCCATGTCC GTAGTCAACCGTGGAGATCCCTATCCTCAGGAAGTGGGAGCGACAGTTCAGAGGGTGATGGAGAGACTGCAGCACTGCAATCCCTATCGCCTGGTGTGGCAGTCCAAG GTAGGCCCTATGCCGTGGCTTGGTCCACGGACGGATGAGGTCATCAAGGGCCTGtgtcagcggggaaagaagaacATCCTACTGGTGCCAATTGCTTTCACTAGTGACCACATTGAGACGCTCCATGAATTGGACATTGAGTACTCCCAGGTTTTGGGGGAGGAG TGTGGTGTAGAAAATATCAGAAGGGCTGAGTCTCTAAATGGAAACCCACTATTCTTTAAG GCCCTGGCCGACCTGGTGCGCTCTCACCTGCAGTCCAACGAACCCTGTTCCCGGCAGCTGACCCTTTCCTGCCCGATGTGCGTCAACCCCACGTGTGGACAGACGAAAGAATTTTTTACCAGCCAGAAGCTCTGA